The Porphyromonadaceae bacterium W3.11 genome segment ATCTTTGAACAAGATAGTATGAGTAAGTCTTATTTCCTGGAAAATACTATTTACTCAAAGTTCTTCAGTATAGGTAGTGTCCCCAAAAGTGTGTACGGCAGAATGCGTCTCTGAAAAGCAAACCTACATATTTTTTCGCTTTGTTTTCCATAAACATTAAAGATAGACCAATAAAGAATTAAGGCAAGGCTGTCGTAGCACCGCGGAGACACCGCCTTGCCGTATTCTTTTAGGTTGATATCTTTGTGTTGGAAAATAAAGCACATTGTTGTTATTTACTTTTCATTGTTCTTCCTAAGTCCAAGAGTTAGATCTCCTATTCTTTTCTTCAGATAGTTTGCATTGATTGCAATACTACCTATCAAGTGTAGAGCGGATTCTACGCTAGGTAATGCACATTTATATCGAGCCCCTTTCTTTACCTGTCTATTGAAGCGTTCTATCCAGTTAGTACTATGAATGTACTTGCGAACACTGACGTCGTATTTTAGGTATGTGAAGTAATACTCTATCCTCTGACCGTTAGCTATTTTTGTGAGAAAAGGATAGCTCTTACGCCATCTGAACGCAAAGTTTTTAAAGCTCTCTAGGCCATCTAAAGGTGAGCTTCTTGAGCCGTCTTTACTAAAGACCTCCTGTAGATCACTTGCGATGGCTGACTTATCTCGAGGGCGTATCTTTCGAGTTATTTCTCGCTGTAGATGCACCGTGCAGAGCTGGACTTCCACTTCTGTAAAGTGCTCACGTGCAACCTCTTCAATGTTATTCAACCCGTCTGAAATGATTAGTCCTACCTCTTCGAGTCCTCGGCTTTTTAGATCCTCAAAAAACTCGCCCCAGATGCCGCTTCCCTCTGTTGGATTATTATAGACACCCACGATGTCTCGACGTCCTTCGCTATCTAAACTCATCACTACAAAAAATGCCTCCTTGCTCACACTTTCTCCTCTCCGTACAGGAAGATATGTAGCATCGATAACAAGTGCCTCTAAAGTCCTCGGTAGACGTCTTTGACGCCACTCTTCTACTGCTTCTTGGGTCGATAAGGAGAGACGATTGATTTGACTCGTACTATAACGTTTACCATACAAACGCTCGAATACTCCAGAGATATCCTCCATCGTATTACCGCAGCTATATAGATAACCTGCTAGTTCTCCCATCTCTTTCTCTTGATCTTTGAGAACGCCTAAAATCAAGGGCATGAAGCCCTGCTGTCGAGTTCGGGGTACTCGTAATTCTAGCATATTACCACTCGCAAAGATGCGACGGGAGCGGTATCCATTGCTCACATCGCCACTATCTTCTTTATACAGTTCCCTCTCCCCTTGCATCGCTATTTCGATGATTAACTCCATTAAACGGCCAACTCCATTTGGCTCTGTCATCAAGTTTGATAGAATTTCCTTAAATTGCATTTGTGTAAGTCTCATCTTCTTGTTTATCTTTTGTTTTTAACTTTTCAAAGATAACATTCTTGGGACTTACACACTTTTTGGGGACAGTATCTCAGTATAGGACCATCTATAATGATTTCCCTCAAGTACAGACTAAATAAAGGACAAAAGGTAATTGAAGAATATCGGGATTATACTCCCAATTCCTCTCGTATGCGATAGATAGAATTTATTAGAAATATGGAAGTTAAACGCTAGATAAAACTCTTACAGACTATTATTAATAACGTGAGTTCAATTTAAGTAACTATAGCAAGAGCCTCTTTATCAGTAAATTCAAGATTTAAGGAAGGCTTTTTAGTCATTCAGTGATATGCACCAAAATGAGAAAAGTCGCTGTAAAGACCTGCTTTACAACGACTTTTCTATTGATTTTGAAGCCTTTTCTGATTACTCTCGTAAACCTCTCTTTAGCTTCTTGCGGTATGGACGGATCTTGAACGGAAACGTCCTAAGTCGTTATTAATTACAGTCTACTAATTTTCCACTAATACCACTGTAGCAAAATTGTAGCACGATTTTGAATATCTACAGACTACTACTCTGAATACTTATTGAACACACACTTGCATCCTTCTCAGCGGTACAAAGTTAGCGAAAAACGAACTAACAGCCAAACCTCTGTTAATTAAATCATTAACCTACTCCCTGCTACAAACCCAGGTGCAAGGTGCAAGCCTCTATATATAGAAGGCTTGCACCTTGCACCTGAGGTTCTCTTAAAGCCTTGTATGATTATTGATTTCTAATGTGTCAAAGTATGCCAATTGAGGATTTTGACCAAACAATCAGGATTTTTGCAATCACCATTGCAATCAATTCGCATGCAGGAAGTTAGAGTATTCTTAACTATTAATTATGCACCTAATGAGAAAACACTTGCAATTGGTGCATATTCTTGCAATAATCGGGTTGGTACATTTCTTAGGTGCTGGTAACTTTAACATATGAACAGAATAAATATAATTCTGAGAGAATTGAGAGAGCAAAGGAGCCTCAAACAAGAGGATGTCGCTGAAATGCTCAATGTTTCACCTAGTACCTATTCACGATGGGAACG includes the following:
- a CDS encoding IS256 family transposase, which codes for MQFKEILSNLMTEPNGVGRLMELIIEIAMQGERELYKEDSGDVSNGYRSRRIFASGNMLELRVPRTRQQGFMPLILGVLKDQEKEMGELAGYLYSCGNTMEDISGVFERLYGKRYSTSQINRLSLSTQEAVEEWRQRRLPRTLEALVIDATYLPVRRGESVSKEAFFVVMSLDSEGRRDIVGVYNNPTEGSGIWGEFFEDLKSRGLEEVGLIISDGLNNIEEVAREHFTEVEVQLCTVHLQREITRKIRPRDKSAIASDLQEVFSKDGSRSSPLDGLESFKNFAFRWRKSYPFLTKIANGQRIEYYFTYLKYDVSVRKYIHSTNWIERFNRQVKKGARYKCALPSVESALHLIGSIAINANYLKKRIGDLTLGLRKNNEK